AGCAAGATAAGCCGGGGGATCACATTAACTCTCGTAGATGTGAGTTTGGGGAAGTTGGCAACAACCACCACTCGATCCCGGCCGGGTGCTTCTTCAAAGTCGCAACAGCGACGTGCACCGTAGCTTTCGGGGACTTCACTTCTTCACTTCCCTGACGCGGATGGACCCTCTCCATCCCGGTTCCCTGCAAGGAACGAAATGACAACACACGCACACGGGGGAAACAAGATGAGCCGACGATGCCATTTGCGTGCAGATAAGTAAGAAACCATACTACTGTATGTGTATAGCAATTTGCCAAAAAATTGCTTGGTGTTTGCTGCCGTAGTAGTGGCATACGATGCTAGATTGACAAGGAAGAGAGGTAGTGCAGTGTTGCCGGTCGGTACCAGATTTGGTACCATGGGACATGGCTGATGATGATCGAGTGTGTGCCAATTACTGCTCGACCACCTCTTAACCATGTTGAGGTCCTGACAGTCTAGGACAGCCAACCACCACCCTAACCTGCCTCTACCCGTCCGCACTTTTCCATGGAGTGAGCAGCTGCAGAGCCTGCAGCTCCCAGCAGCCACAGCCAGCACGATCGGAAGGTTCCATCCATCATCCATCCTGCAACCGCAACGCGAGGAACTCACTGACACACAAATCTGTGTGGAGCCCAACCGTAAAAGCAGAGCCTGTACCCCGCGCTCATTGAATTGGGCAGGAGGCAACAAGGGCCATTGATCCTGCTCCTGTGCTGTGCTCCACCTTTTTACGGAGAGCTTCTGTTGCCATGGATGGGGGGATGATTGGCGGATCGGTTTGGTTGATTGATGGATGGATTGGGTGCCCTCGTGGGCAGCGGATGCCATGGATCGGATGATGCTGCCGCAGTTATTGCTGCCCGGCCAACTGCTCAGCTGATGCGCTAGTGACCTGCTAGTGTGCAGTGGCGTCGTCGTGTCTGGTGGACATGGGTGAAGCAATCCTGCAGTCCTGCCTGCGTCGTCTCTCGTCTGTATCTGTGTGTGTACTGACGGGAGTTGTGGATCAAGAGTCCGTCTTCCGGCCGGCGTAAATGCCTCCTTTAACCATTGCATGGTCCTGTGCTCAACTGCTTCCTTTACAATCACACCATCATCTCCAGTTCTTTCTGGGCCAGTGCACGGGAATCCAGAACTCCAGTGCCATTTCAGTGTGCTCGATGAAATGCAGGTGAAATGCAAGCAGAGTTATGCGCTCATTTGGTTCAAGCATGGGCATGGCATTTGGCATCTCCACCATGCAGTTAGTTTCGACGACAGCTAACAAACTGGCACTAGTTAGCAATGAGAGCTGGGGACGGGTTGATGGATTAGACAGGTGCATCTAGATCGGATCAGCTCAGCTAATGACCTGCTAAGCTCGACCACCGGAGGGTTTGATCAGCGAGAGCCGGAGCCGGCCGAGCTCCATCCAGCGCCGCCATAAATGAGGTCGCCAAGGGCGTAGGTGGGGGAGTTTATTACCGGCGTACTGGCAGCAGCGAGGGTGGTTACGCCGATGCCACCCGCTACGCTCACACACCCTTCACCGACAGCACACCCCACACCCCCAACCCCAACCCATCAGGGCCCCCTCGCTCCCTCTTCTACGattcctctctcccttctccaTCTCCCTAGCTTATCCTCCTCTGCATTGCAGGCACTTCAGTTCTATCATCTGTTACAAGCTTCTGACCTCCTGTGTGTTACTGCCGCCGGTCCCACGGCTGCTCCAGGCTAGCCGCCATGCATGGGTTACACTCCAAGCTAGTGTAGTTTATGGGGTGGCCAGGCCACAGACATCTAAACGCTAAACAGAAACCCCACTGTCTGAAAGTCCTGGCAGAGTACAACTACCCTGCAGTATCGCAGGCCACTGTGTGCCAAGAAATCCAACGCCAGCCCAGGCCAGGCCACCGGCAGATACGTGGAACGCAAGGCAAAAGTACCCCCCGGAGTTACTGCCATCCCCAAATCTACTCTTGTTTCTTTCTTCCGCACGCACGCGCGCACAAAGCCACAAACGCAGCTGGGGGCCAGCCGTGTCCGCGTTCTAGCTAACCACATTGAACGCGGCAGGCAAGTACAGTGGCGAGGGTAGCTTATATTCACCGGCTCACTACTCCTCcccacaaaacaaaacccacCCCCACTCCACTCCTGGTCCGGGGCCACTCACTCCCACAGTGTCAGAGCTCAGAGCTCATAGCTCGCCCGGCTCCCACCGCCTGCCGCCCCTGTCCTTCCTTCCCCTGGCAGGGAATCTTCAGTgcttgccggccggccggcagagAGGAGGGAGCGGCATGGTGCAATCAAAGAAGTTCCGGGGAGTCAGGCAGCGCCACTGGGGCTCCTGGGTCTCCGAGATCAGGCACCCGCTGCTGTAAGAAAGAACTAGCTCCTCGTCTTCTCTCTCGATCACTCGCTGTCTTGAAAGATACATTTTGCTAGGTCGTTTGCTTGTTTTTAATTCGTTTCCTAGTGGTGGTTTGTTGCTTTCGTTCTTTCTCTTTCGTCATGTGTTTGTTTTCAGTCGTTGAAATTGGATACAATGCAGGAAGAGGAGGGTGTGGCTGGGAACCTTCgagacggcggaggaggcggcgcgggcgtaCGACGAGGCCGCCGTCCTCATGAGCGGCCGCAACGCCAAGACCAACTTCCCCGTCCCGAGGACCGCCACCGGGGAGCTCGCGCCCGTGCCGCCCGCCCGGGACGCccgtcacggcggcggcggctcgtcctcctccaccgcctccggcgGTGGCAACAGCCTGTCGCAGATCCTCAGCGCCAAGCTCCGCAAGTGCTGCAAGACGCCGTCCCCGTCGCTCACCTGCCTCCGCCTCGACCCGGAGAAGTCCCACATTGGCGTCTGGCAGaagcgcgccggcgcccgcgccgacTCCAGCTGGGTCATGACCGTGCAGCTCAACAAGGACGCCGCGTCCTCCGGCGATGAGCCCCCGCCCAGCGACGGCGCGACGACCACGCCCACCTCCACGTCCACATCAACGGTGACGACTgctggctcgccgccggcgtcgtcggtgatgatggacgacgacgaggagaggATCGCACTGCAGATGATCGAGGAGCTGCTGGGCAGGAGCAGCCCGGTCTCGCACCCACATGGCATGCTGCAGGCCGGGGAAGGCAGTCTCGTCATCTGAAGGCGAGAGGAAATCGCTTGCATGGCTGAGAACAAGCAAGCTAGCATGATCAAGTCACTGTCCCAGATCAGATCAAGTCTTTGGTAGAGAGTTGGTTGGTGCAGCACAAGCAGTGAAGATTGCATCATGTCATAGGTACCTCTATTACTACATCGATCCAGCTTAATCATaggaaaccaaaaccaaaaataTATATAGTAAGATATAAGATTAGTCACAACCGTGTCAAGCTCTGTATTTATTAAAGGCTTACTTACTTGTATGTATACCCTTGCAGTCCCCGTCATGATAGTCAGTCGCACTGTCACCGGTGAAACCCCTTTCCTATGTATCAATAATATCAGGCTATATATCAATATCAGCGGTGTCGCCTTCTAATAAAAGGAAATAATAATTACCTACCTTGTAATTGCGGCCTTTCTTCCGCTATCATCATACTGCTGTGGGTTTTCATCAAAGGGACATCTGGAATATGATGAAGTTGATATTTGTGGAAAATAAGACATAGATTATTGGTAACAACACAATCCTTTCAAAGCTTAGAGCATCAGTCTAGCTAGCTGTTCCACACAGGACTAAAGAAAATGGCATTGAGCATTTATGCCATGTACCTTTTTGGCAAGGCAGACATAATGAAAAAGAACAAGCACATACGTTTCCTGTATCATATTGCACGACTACATTAATCAGCTCAAAGGAAAACGTTTACTGAGTGCATGCGTCAACGATAAATCTGGCAATAATTCTGCTGCATCACTGAACAAAGATAAAGGTTATATTCCTAGATGTTACCTAAATGTAGCAATCGAGAGTATGTTGACATAATCAGAGAATGAAGTATAAATTAATGTTCACAAATTTTGTATAGAACAGATGGTGGCAAATGTGAATTCCATACTTGGATCATCATTTGATTACAGCAAATTACCGAATGTGCGGTAGCATGCATCCCTAATCATCAATAAGCATCCTAATACAAAGATAATTAATAATAAGCAGCCAAGTTAGCATACGACCACACAAGCCATAATGACCAGCTGAACCAATGTCTGCAGGAAAAAAACACTGATTGCAGGTTTGGTAGCTTAATTGATGATTAAATGCAATGTCTACACAATTAACAGGAAGCCACCATCAACTTAATTGTGACAGCGCACCAGACTGCATATGATTGTTTCAATTGTTAGTCCACAAAGTAGACAGCAGGCTGCAGGAGTGCACAGTAAAAGCAGATATCAGTTCATATCAGCTTCAGCTGTCATGTCTTTGAACTGTGACGTTAATCCAGCACTATCAGCACAAAAGAAAACTTCAGCACTTCCATTTAATTTGGAAACAAAGTTGAAAGCTAGTACATCATATGTAAA
Above is a genomic segment from Setaria viridis chromosome 4, Setaria_viridis_v4.0, whole genome shotgun sequence containing:
- the LOC117851553 gene encoding ethylene-responsive transcription factor WIN1 → MVQSKKFRGVRQRHWGSWVSEIRHPLLKRRVWLGTFETAEEAARAYDEAAVLMSGRNAKTNFPVPRTATGELAPVPPARDARHGGGGSSSSTASGGGNSLSQILSAKLRKCCKTPSPSLTCLRLDPEKSHIGVWQKRAGARADSSWVMTVQLNKDAASSGDEPPPSDGATTTPTSTSTSTVTTAGSPPASSVMMDDDEERIALQMIEELLGRSSPVSHPHGMLQAGEGSLVI